One window from the genome of Rubinisphaera margarita encodes:
- a CDS encoding PAS domain S-box protein, with translation MSPEQFRTWSALLSEAVLLVARDGQILAVNAGVLQLGFEPPHFEGRSLFDLTSTSPDALRDFLRLCSRSRQPVFSSLSLQGSDGEVHFRCDGMLANHESEGGATTLLLKLTPRQASVRHYRLVNEKIAELNGEIERRIGLEKELQERNEYLHVTLTSIGDGVIVTDVDGRVTLMNKVAEELTGWTTESASGVPLETVFHIINESTRQEVPNPALKSLKVGTIVGLANHTLLIDRNGNERPIDDSAAPIFSRAGEVVGAILVFHDVTARRASERKLEQSEARQRAMFETALDGIITFEEAGRIVEFNPAAEELLGYRCANVIGRDLADLILPSQHRAEHSQELTSFLSTDDGLAAGARLDLFVRRSDGSEFPAEITLTHVPMDGSSLYTAYIRDITERKRNERYRNARHAGTQVLTNATSVQQGVQGVLQALCRTLDWQIGVFWAIDDRGESLIFRDCYNHTGTASTAFESASRQRSFPYGEGLPGRVWAERRPHWILDVTQHPKFPRAPAAISEGLRSAFACPVGVGDQTLGVIEFFNTGIKEPDADLLEMTENVASHLGQFIERKAAEERLRDSLEELTDFFQKATVGLHWVAGDGTIIEANQAELDLLGYSREEYVGRPISDFHADEEVIADILERLSAGEQLREYPSRLVCKDGSLKEVLIDSSVRWKDGQFLHTRCFTRDVTDRNRAEARLREEEQKTRNVLESISDAFFAVDQNWRFTYVNPHAEKLLKNKCLDLLGHVMWDKYPGLAGSEFEKVYRKAARELKTLSVTSYYPDHDRWYEVHAYPAADGISVYFRDVSQRKRNEAVLDAQKRALELLVRGAPLTDVLDALCEIIESQSDQRFIATILLVDESGQCLRSTAGLRAPAEYSAAVDGCPIQHGNGSCGTAAFLKEPVIVSDIETDPLWKNYRDLALSHNLRACWSTPIFSSTNDVLGTFAVYSPAPGHPTMDQLNLMEVLARTAAIAVERRRDEEALRVADRRKDEFLATLAHELRNPLAPIRTGLEVMKLCQDDPETLEEIRQTMERQTQQLIILVDDLLDVSRITRGKLELRKSQVCLADVLQSAREASEPFIVEAGHEFTVAIPEESIYLHADPHRLAQVVSNLLNNAAKYTPNGGKISLEVVPVDEQVSISVTDNGIGIPAEMQTSVFEMFTQIEHCAEKSYAGLGIGLTLVKSLVEMHGGEITVESDGENRGSTFRVQLPVLREPVQITHQPPAVSQNNGSFRVLIVDDNKSAADMLGLIVEALGHEVRYAADGHEAVATTMEFRPEVVLMDLGMPRMDGYEAARHLRQQPWGTDLTLVALTGWGQDEDKRRTREAGFDLHLVKPAEQSDLEKVFGTMSDRRSTPKGSSTH, from the coding sequence ATGTCTCCTGAACAGTTTCGTACGTGGTCAGCACTGCTTTCTGAAGCGGTCCTCCTGGTGGCTCGTGACGGCCAGATTCTCGCTGTCAACGCCGGAGTCCTCCAGTTGGGGTTCGAACCTCCCCATTTCGAGGGAAGGAGCCTGTTCGATCTGACCTCGACGTCTCCCGATGCCTTGCGCGACTTTCTGCGTCTCTGTTCTCGCAGCCGCCAGCCGGTGTTCAGCTCGCTGAGTCTCCAGGGCTCCGACGGAGAGGTCCACTTCCGCTGCGACGGGATGCTTGCCAATCACGAGTCGGAAGGGGGCGCGACAACACTGCTGCTCAAGCTCACTCCGCGACAGGCTTCGGTCCGCCATTACCGATTGGTTAATGAGAAGATTGCCGAACTGAATGGGGAAATCGAGCGTCGTATTGGCCTGGAAAAGGAACTGCAGGAGCGGAATGAATACCTTCACGTCACTCTGACCAGCATCGGCGATGGCGTGATTGTGACCGACGTGGATGGTCGCGTGACGCTCATGAACAAGGTCGCGGAAGAACTGACCGGCTGGACCACAGAATCGGCCAGCGGCGTCCCACTCGAAACTGTGTTCCACATCATCAATGAATCAACCCGTCAAGAGGTCCCTAATCCCGCCCTCAAATCGCTGAAGGTCGGCACGATCGTCGGCCTCGCGAACCATACCTTGCTGATCGACCGGAACGGCAACGAGCGACCGATCGATGACAGTGCCGCCCCGATTTTCTCTCGGGCCGGCGAGGTCGTTGGGGCAATTCTGGTCTTTCACGATGTCACCGCTCGTAGAGCTTCCGAGCGGAAGCTTGAGCAGAGTGAAGCCCGCCAGCGGGCGATGTTCGAGACGGCTTTGGACGGCATTATTACGTTCGAGGAAGCCGGCCGTATCGTCGAGTTCAATCCGGCTGCGGAGGAATTGCTGGGCTATCGCTGTGCCAACGTGATCGGTCGCGATCTGGCCGACCTGATTCTTCCCAGCCAACATCGTGCAGAACACAGTCAGGAATTGACGAGCTTTCTAAGCACGGACGACGGACTTGCCGCGGGAGCGAGGCTGGACCTGTTCGTCCGCCGATCCGATGGAAGCGAGTTTCCCGCGGAGATCACGCTCACGCACGTTCCCATGGATGGCTCGTCACTTTACACTGCGTATATCCGAGACATCACCGAACGAAAGCGAAATGAGCGGTATCGTAATGCCCGTCACGCGGGGACACAGGTACTCACGAATGCAACATCGGTCCAACAAGGTGTTCAGGGCGTTCTCCAGGCGCTTTGTCGTACGCTGGACTGGCAGATTGGTGTCTTCTGGGCGATAGACGACCGGGGCGAGTCGCTGATTTTCCGGGACTGTTATAACCATACCGGGACCGCATCGACGGCCTTTGAATCGGCAAGTCGGCAACGGAGTTTCCCCTATGGAGAAGGCCTTCCCGGGCGTGTCTGGGCCGAACGCCGTCCGCACTGGATTCTGGATGTGACGCAACATCCCAAGTTTCCCCGGGCCCCCGCCGCGATCTCAGAAGGTCTCCGCAGTGCATTTGCCTGTCCAGTCGGCGTTGGCGACCAGACTCTGGGTGTTATCGAGTTCTTCAATACGGGCATCAAAGAGCCGGACGCCGATCTGCTCGAGATGACCGAGAACGTCGCCAGTCATCTCGGCCAGTTCATCGAACGAAAGGCGGCCGAAGAGCGACTGCGGGACAGTCTGGAAGAACTGACAGATTTCTTTCAGAAGGCCACCGTCGGGCTGCACTGGGTCGCGGGGGATGGCACGATTATCGAAGCCAATCAGGCCGAGTTGGACCTGCTCGGTTACAGCCGGGAAGAATACGTCGGACGGCCCATTAGCGACTTTCACGCGGACGAGGAAGTCATTGCCGACATTCTTGAGCGACTGTCGGCCGGCGAACAACTCCGCGAATACCCGTCGCGGCTCGTCTGCAAAGATGGCTCGTTGAAAGAAGTCCTGATCGACTCCAGCGTGAGATGGAAGGATGGACAGTTCCTTCATACTCGCTGCTTTACCAGAGATGTGACCGATCGAAACCGAGCCGAGGCACGACTGCGGGAGGAGGAACAGAAAACCCGCAATGTGCTGGAGAGCATTTCGGACGCGTTCTTCGCCGTCGACCAGAACTGGCGATTCACCTACGTCAATCCACATGCTGAAAAACTTCTGAAGAACAAGTGCCTGGACTTACTCGGGCACGTGATGTGGGACAAATATCCCGGGCTGGCGGGGAGCGAATTCGAGAAGGTCTATCGAAAGGCCGCCCGAGAGCTGAAAACGCTCTCGGTCACCTCTTATTACCCCGATCACGACCGCTGGTACGAAGTCCACGCCTATCCGGCCGCAGATGGTATCTCCGTTTACTTTCGAGATGTCAGTCAACGAAAGCGGAATGAAGCTGTGCTGGATGCCCAGAAACGGGCTCTGGAACTCCTCGTTCGCGGTGCTCCCCTAACCGATGTCCTCGACGCACTTTGCGAGATCATCGAAAGTCAAAGCGATCAACGGTTCATCGCCACCATTCTTCTGGTCGACGAATCCGGGCAGTGTCTTCGCTCCACGGCTGGACTTCGGGCGCCGGCGGAGTACTCCGCGGCCGTCGATGGTTGCCCCATCCAACATGGGAACGGGTCCTGTGGCACAGCCGCTTTTCTCAAAGAACCCGTGATCGTCTCCGATATTGAAACGGATCCGTTATGGAAGAACTATCGCGATCTGGCCCTTAGCCACAACTTGCGGGCCTGCTGGTCGACTCCGATCTTTTCCTCGACAAACGACGTGCTGGGAACTTTCGCGGTCTATTCGCCTGCTCCTGGGCACCCGACAATGGACCAGCTGAATCTGATGGAGGTGCTGGCCCGCACAGCCGCCATCGCCGTTGAACGAAGACGGGACGAAGAAGCACTCCGAGTCGCCGATCGTCGAAAAGACGAGTTTCTGGCCACACTTGCTCACGAGTTGCGAAATCCCCTCGCCCCTATTCGCACGGGGCTGGAAGTGATGAAACTGTGCCAGGACGATCCCGAGACCCTGGAAGAGATCCGGCAGACCATGGAGCGTCAGACTCAGCAGTTGATCATCCTCGTCGATGATCTGCTCGACGTTTCGCGGATTACGCGCGGGAAACTCGAGCTCAGGAAAAGTCAGGTTTGCCTGGCCGATGTCCTGCAAAGCGCCCGGGAAGCCTCAGAACCGTTTATCGTCGAAGCCGGTCATGAGTTCACGGTGGCGATCCCCGAGGAATCAATTTATTTGCACGCGGACCCGCATCGTCTCGCACAGGTTGTCTCCAACCTGCTCAACAACGCCGCCAAATACACTCCCAACGGCGGAAAGATCTCACTTGAGGTCGTTCCGGTCGATGAACAAGTCTCCATCTCAGTGACCGACAACGGTATCGGAATTCCTGCGGAAATGCAGACGAGCGTCTTCGAAATGTTCACCCAGATCGAACATTGCGCGGAGAAGTCCTATGCCGGACTCGGCATCGGGTTGACGCTCGTGAAATCCCTGGTCGAGATGCACGGCGGTGAGATCACCGTGGAAAGCGACGGCGAGAATCGCGGAAGCACCTTCCGCGTTCAACTCCCCGTGCTCCGGGAACCGGTCCAGATCACACATCAGCCCCCGGCCGTCAGTCAGAATAACGGCAGCTTTCGCGTCCTGATCGTCGACGACAACAAGTCTGCGGCAGATATGCTCGGCCTCATTGTTGAAGCTCTGGGCCATGAGGTCCGCTACGCAGCCGACGGACACGAAGCCGTCGCCACGACAATGGAGTTTCGCCCCGAAGTCGTTCTGATGGATCTCGGGATGCCTCGGATGGACGGTTACGAGGCGGCTCGCCACCTTCGCCAGCAGCCTTGGGGAACGGACCTGACGCTGGTCGCTCTGACCGGCTGGGGCCAGGACGAGGACAAACGACGAACCCGGGAAGCCGGCTTCGATCTCCATCTTGTTAAACCTGCGGAACAATCGGACCTGGAAAAAGTCTTCGGGACCATGAGTGATCGCCGCAGCACCCCGAAGGGGTCATCGACTCACTGA
- a CDS encoding methanogen output domain 1-containing protein → MDETAPSMHELPIALERDNFVRTLLRELSGSLQEIVGLQEASGFISIVGQRMGEQINEQYLSGLQVDHLTREQVAEVLVDLKRRIQGDFYIIEQTDEKIVLGNRACPFGEKVLDRPSLCMMTSNVFGVIAAENLGYSKVVIEEAIARGDAGCRVVVHLKPSEAAKAAEGREYFRG, encoded by the coding sequence ATGGATGAAACTGCTCCCTCGATGCATGAACTGCCGATCGCTCTTGAGCGGGACAACTTCGTTCGGACTTTGCTCAGGGAGCTTTCCGGTTCCCTGCAGGAGATTGTCGGACTGCAGGAAGCTTCGGGCTTCATCAGCATCGTCGGCCAGCGGATGGGGGAGCAGATTAACGAGCAGTATCTCTCCGGGTTGCAGGTCGATCATCTAACGCGAGAACAGGTCGCTGAAGTCCTCGTCGACCTCAAGCGGCGGATCCAGGGTGACTTTTACATCATCGAACAGACTGACGAGAAGATTGTGCTCGGTAATCGGGCCTGTCCGTTCGGCGAAAAGGTCCTCGACCGCCCTTCCCTGTGCATGATGACCTCGAACGTTTTTGGTGTCATCGCAGCTGAGAACCTGGGATACTCCAAAGTCGTGATCGAAGAAGCGATCGCGAGAGGTGATGCCGGATGCCGGGTGGTTGTGCACCTCAAACCGTCCGAAGCTGCCAAAGCCGCTGAAGGTCGTGAGTATTTCCGAGGCTGA
- a CDS encoding PVC-type heme-binding CxxCH protein has translation MTARSKSVIIQYVQGLLFLLPTLLVAQTSYSAEPFKFQKNDVVAIYGNGLADRMQHSPWVETVLQSNLKDMNVRFRNMSFSGDMVNQRPRNKGFTNDEEYLQHVAPTVVFIMYGYNESFAGAEGADAYQAELVKLVEKYRALRKDDDVDARFVLFSPIAYENTGNPNLPDGVQLNANLAAYTQATRRAAADADATFVDLYSPTFQLFASSPEQFTLNGIHLNAEGYRELAEIISKALLKKPAAPAESLTEVYAAVQDKNWHWHNRYRATDGNDVWGSRSTLTFVNNQSNADVLKHELTMLDVMTANRDPVIWAATEGRTLEADDSNVPPPVKVISNVGGGSKSSSKDKEGTTEYLSPEESLAQITVPEGFELNVFASEQIFPEMANPVQMQVDSKGRLWVACWNTYPKWEPLKEMNDSLMILEDTDNDGVADKKTIFAHVHNPLGFEFWNDGVVVTSGPDLLFLQDTDGDDKADTRSILLQGLGTSDTHHAANNLIYGPDGGIYWQSGIFLVHNHETPWRQNLNIGDSGMYRFDPRTFVITPHAGNSPNPHGTSFDYWGYCYANDGTGGRSYQVRPEGKGFKMHELLTKEFRPVAADEILSSNHFPEDMQQDFLICNTIGFLGVKQYDLDRDGDGKDRKFGEVWGTPGMELLNSTDRNFRPTDAIVGSDGALYVSDWCNVIIGHMQHNIRDPNRDHQHGRIFRLTVKDRPLQKPVEIEGQPIADLLDNLKHPVNGIRHRTRVELSSHDPKKVIAATKKWMVGLDPNDETEAHHLLEALWVHQQFNVKNDELLKKLLNSSVQHAVVAAKTVEHFWYNVDAKGASGFVAPAEIEFVKYDPPKHLSPEDQKVYELGAAVYQREAHCATCHLAHGKGNGITYPSLVSSAWVNGSEERLIKMALHGMWGKLTVHGKTYDPARGVPPMTAFKNLLNDEEMAAVLTFVRNTWGNAASTIAPEKVSRVRAETAERSIFWNPDELLAEHPLEAELVLADIGIHEEELSNIELENELLGIDPAELAKIAMESGNADRGKTLFYKSAAACASCHDPAPGAPRIGPELAKLTSVLQPVEVIDSVLRPSKRIDKDFAQVTVVTIDGKIVTGIRVSENDDELVMRNLAQPSPIVIKQDDIEDVVDSRTSLMPANLTRTLKDREEFNDLMKYVIEVRKR, from the coding sequence ATGACAGCCAGATCAAAATCCGTAATTATCCAATACGTCCAGGGGTTGTTGTTCCTGTTGCCGACATTGCTTGTCGCTCAGACCAGCTATTCCGCCGAACCTTTCAAGTTTCAGAAGAACGATGTCGTTGCTATTTACGGCAACGGTCTCGCCGACCGCATGCAGCACAGTCCGTGGGTCGAGACGGTTCTGCAAAGCAACCTGAAAGACATGAATGTCCGTTTCCGGAACATGAGCTTTTCCGGCGACATGGTCAATCAGCGTCCGCGTAACAAGGGTTTCACAAACGACGAGGAATATCTCCAGCACGTCGCCCCGACCGTTGTCTTCATCATGTACGGCTACAACGAATCGTTTGCCGGAGCCGAGGGAGCGGATGCCTATCAGGCGGAACTGGTCAAACTCGTTGAGAAGTATCGCGCCCTCCGCAAAGACGATGACGTCGATGCCCGCTTCGTCCTGTTTAGTCCCATTGCCTACGAGAACACGGGCAACCCGAATCTGCCCGATGGCGTTCAACTGAATGCAAACCTTGCGGCTTACACCCAGGCGACGCGCCGGGCCGCGGCTGACGCCGACGCCACATTTGTCGACCTGTATTCACCGACGTTTCAGCTGTTCGCCTCCAGCCCGGAACAGTTCACGCTCAACGGGATTCATCTGAACGCCGAGGGTTATCGTGAGCTGGCGGAGATTATCTCCAAAGCCCTGCTGAAGAAACCCGCCGCTCCCGCCGAAAGCCTCACCGAGGTTTACGCCGCTGTGCAGGACAAGAACTGGCACTGGCACAACCGCTACCGGGCCACCGACGGGAACGACGTCTGGGGAAGCCGGTCGACGCTGACCTTCGTCAACAACCAGAGCAACGCCGACGTCCTCAAGCACGAGTTGACCATGCTCGACGTCATGACCGCCAACCGCGATCCCGTGATTTGGGCGGCTACCGAGGGTCGCACTCTCGAAGCCGACGACAGCAACGTTCCGCCTCCCGTAAAGGTTATTTCCAATGTGGGCGGGGGCAGCAAGAGTTCCAGCAAGGATAAGGAAGGCACGACGGAGTATCTGAGTCCTGAAGAAAGTCTCGCTCAGATCACCGTGCCCGAAGGCTTTGAACTCAACGTCTTCGCCTCCGAGCAGATTTTCCCCGAGATGGCCAACCCGGTTCAGATGCAGGTCGACAGCAAGGGGCGCCTCTGGGTGGCCTGCTGGAACACCTATCCCAAATGGGAACCGCTGAAGGAAATGAACGACTCGCTGATGATCCTGGAGGACACCGACAACGACGGCGTCGCCGATAAGAAGACGATCTTCGCTCACGTTCACAACCCGCTCGGATTCGAATTCTGGAACGATGGCGTTGTTGTCACCTCTGGTCCGGATCTCCTGTTCCTGCAGGACACCGATGGCGACGACAAAGCCGATACCCGCTCGATCCTGCTGCAGGGACTCGGAACTTCCGACACCCACCACGCGGCCAACAACCTGATCTATGGACCGGACGGCGGCATCTACTGGCAGAGTGGGATTTTCCTCGTGCATAACCACGAGACCCCCTGGCGGCAGAACCTGAACATCGGCGATTCTGGAATGTATCGCTTTGATCCCCGCACGTTCGTGATCACTCCGCACGCGGGCAACTCTCCCAACCCGCACGGCACCAGTTTCGACTACTGGGGTTACTGCTACGCCAACGACGGGACCGGCGGACGCTCTTATCAGGTCCGGCCGGAAGGCAAGGGATTCAAAATGCACGAGCTGCTGACCAAGGAATTCCGCCCGGTCGCAGCCGATGAAATCCTTTCGTCGAATCACTTCCCCGAAGACATGCAGCAGGACTTCCTGATCTGCAACACGATCGGCTTCCTCGGCGTCAAGCAATACGATCTCGATCGCGATGGCGACGGCAAGGATCGCAAGTTTGGCGAAGTCTGGGGAACGCCCGGAATGGAACTGCTCAACAGCACCGACCGCAACTTCCGCCCGACCGATGCGATCGTTGGTTCCGACGGAGCCCTGTACGTCTCCGACTGGTGCAACGTCATCATCGGGCATATGCAGCACAACATCCGCGACCCTAATCGCGACCATCAGCACGGCCGTATCTTCCGGCTTACTGTCAAGGATCGCCCGCTGCAGAAGCCGGTCGAGATCGAGGGACAGCCGATCGCTGATCTGCTGGATAACCTGAAGCATCCCGTCAACGGTATCCGTCATCGCACGCGTGTCGAGCTGAGCTCGCATGATCCGAAGAAGGTCATCGCCGCCACGAAGAAATGGATGGTCGGGCTCGATCCAAACGATGAAACCGAAGCTCACCATCTGCTCGAAGCACTCTGGGTTCACCAGCAGTTCAACGTCAAGAATGACGAGCTGCTCAAGAAGCTGCTCAACTCGAGTGTGCAGCATGCAGTTGTCGCTGCCAAAACGGTCGAGCACTTCTGGTACAACGTCGACGCCAAGGGAGCCAGTGGCTTCGTGGCTCCGGCGGAAATCGAGTTCGTGAAGTACGATCCTCCCAAGCACCTCAGCCCGGAAGATCAGAAAGTTTACGAACTGGGAGCGGCTGTCTATCAGCGGGAAGCTCACTGTGCGACCTGTCACCTGGCGCATGGCAAGGGGAACGGAATTACCTATCCGTCTCTGGTCAGCAGTGCCTGGGTCAACGGGAGTGAAGAACGGCTGATCAAGATGGCTCTCCACGGGATGTGGGGCAAACTGACCGTGCATGGCAAGACGTATGATCCTGCCCGCGGCGTCCCACCGATGACCGCGTTCAAGAATTTGCTCAACGATGAGGAAATGGCCGCGGTGCTGACGTTCGTCCGGAACACCTGGGGGAACGCGGCTTCCACGATCGCCCCGGAGAAAGTCTCCCGGGTGCGAGCAGAGACCGCCGAGCGTTCCATCTTCTGGAATCCGGATGAACTGCTCGCCGAGCATCCGCTGGAAGCGGAACTCGTTCTGGCAGACATTGGAATTCACGAAGAAGAGCTTTCCAATATCGAACTGGAGAACGAACTCCTCGGCATCGATCCGGCGGAACTGGCCAAGATCGCCATGGAGAGCGGCAACGCGGATCGCGGTAAGACACTCTTCTATAAATCGGCAGCCGCGTGTGCCTCCTGTCACGATCCCGCTCCCGGTGCTCCGCGCATCGGTCCGGAACTGGCAAAACTGACGAGCGTTCTGCAACCCGTTGAAGTGATTGATTCGGTCCTGCGCCCTTCCAAGCGGATCGATAAGGACTTCGCGCAGGTCACCGTTGTCACGATCGACGGGAAAATCGTCACCGGGATTCGTGTTTCCGAGAATGATGACGAACTGGTCATGAGAAACCTGGCCCAGCCATCACCCATCGTCATCAAACAGGATGACATCGAAGACGTCGTCGATTCTCGTACGTCGCTGATGCCCGCGAACCTCACGAGAACTCTCAAGGATCGTGAAGAGTTCAACGACCTGATGAAATACGTGATCGAAGTCCGGAAACGATAA
- a CDS encoding DUF1552 domain-containing protein, giving the protein MLNRRKMLQGMATGVGAAFGASLLPAQQLWASPGLTTTPKRVIFFMQNQGFDPQTCIPEGMKRSGSLAKAKLPEPISPLEPYKDRLHIINGLHGLHTSPSHSAFFGALGGYRGSDGVPPSAATVDYELSKILPETMLPHLCIGMDSIENMKTKPTIATLSASGAGQPIFMHSNPNHLYQMLYGGISSGDIRLRHEARSNVFNQIEQLAAADGRSLPVSDQQRYGQYVQGFRDVNGLRDRLETVSDHLRKFAPEVDGRYTNPEFETDWHDVLLDLGISSLTSGITNTLTIGSGRGEIFGAWKGLGVEQQGHNLGHMDQPGNPIWIKIRQYNSRMLVRMIEALDAVPEGSGTMMDHTLIVYTSNNADKQHTNGANWPVMLLGNFDGAFKTGCFTQLDGKRPINALYATILQAAGQDCERFNMNEKLAQKFDNSAGPIKELLA; this is encoded by the coding sequence ATGCTGAATCGCAGAAAGATGCTGCAAGGAATGGCGACCGGCGTCGGCGCCGCGTTTGGGGCGTCCCTTCTCCCCGCGCAGCAGCTTTGGGCCTCGCCGGGCCTCACGACCACGCCGAAACGCGTTATTTTCTTCATGCAGAATCAGGGATTCGATCCGCAAACCTGCATTCCGGAAGGCATGAAGCGAAGCGGTTCGCTTGCGAAGGCTAAGCTCCCCGAGCCGATCAGCCCGCTCGAGCCATACAAGGACCGACTGCATATCATCAACGGGCTGCACGGTTTGCATACGAGCCCATCTCACAGTGCCTTCTTTGGTGCCCTGGGTGGTTATCGAGGCAGCGATGGCGTGCCGCCGAGTGCGGCGACCGTCGATTACGAGCTGAGCAAGATCCTGCCCGAGACCATGCTGCCCCATCTGTGTATCGGCATGGACTCCATCGAGAACATGAAGACCAAGCCAACTATCGCGACGCTGTCGGCCAGTGGCGCCGGTCAGCCGATCTTCATGCACTCGAATCCGAATCATCTCTATCAGATGCTCTACGGCGGCATTTCTTCCGGCGACATCCGTCTCCGCCACGAAGCCCGGTCCAACGTCTTCAATCAGATTGAACAACTCGCTGCGGCGGATGGACGGTCACTTCCCGTCTCCGATCAGCAGCGCTACGGCCAGTACGTGCAGGGCTTCAGAGATGTCAACGGCCTCAGAGACCGCCTCGAAACCGTGTCCGATCATTTGCGGAAGTTCGCCCCCGAAGTCGACGGCCGATACACGAATCCGGAATTCGAGACGGACTGGCACGACGTACTGCTCGATCTCGGTATTTCGTCACTAACCTCGGGGATTACCAACACGCTGACCATCGGGTCAGGCCGGGGCGAGATTTTTGGGGCGTGGAAAGGACTCGGCGTCGAACAGCAGGGCCATAATCTCGGCCACATGGATCAGCCGGGCAATCCCATCTGGATCAAGATCCGGCAGTACAACAGCCGCATGCTCGTCCGCATGATCGAAGCACTCGATGCCGTTCCGGAAGGCAGCGGAACGATGATGGATCATACTCTCATCGTCTACACCAGCAACAACGCCGACAAGCAGCACACAAACGGAGCCAACTGGCCGGTCATGCTGCTGGGCAATTTCGATGGTGCGTTCAAAACCGGCTGCTTTACTCAGCTCGACGGCAAACGCCCCATCAACGCCCTTTACGCAACGATCCTTCAGGCTGCGGGGCAAGATTGCGAACGTTTCAACATGAACGAGAAGCTGGCGCAGAAGTTCGATAACAGCGCTGGACCGATCAAGGAACTGCTGGCATGA